The genomic region TGGATCCGTCGGCCGCCATGCTCGACGTCGCGCGCGGCCGGCCCGGCGGCGACGCGGTCGAGTGGATCCACGGCGACAGCCGCGCGATCCCGCCCGGCCCGTTCGACCTCGCGTTCCTGACCGGCGACGTCGTGCAGCACATCCCCGACGCCGCGTGGATCCGCACCCTCGCCGACCTGCGCTCGGCCCTCCGCCCGGGCGCCACGCTGTCCTTCGAGAGCAGGAACCCGGCCGACCGCGCGTGGGAGAGGTGGGGAGGCCCCGCCACGACGCGCGACACCGCGCACGGCCCGCTCGAGGAGTGGACCGAGGTCGAGGAGACGGGACCGGGCCGCGTCACGGTCGTCTTCCGCAGCCGCTTCGTCGCGACGGGCGAGGTCGTCACCGCGGTCCAGCCCTTCGCGTTCCGCGACCGCGCCGCGCTCACGGCGCAGCTCGACGCGGCCGGCTTCGACGTGGACGCCGTGCACGGCGACTTCGCGCGCGGCCCGCTGACGGAGTCGTCGCGGGCGATGGTGTTCGTGGCGCGGGCGCGCTGATGGATGAGGCGGCCCACCGCCCACGTGGGAGCATCGGATCCATGACCGATGCGACCGCGCCCGTCTCCCCGCCCGACCGGGAGGCCGCCGCGGGGATGTGGGCCGCGTACGCCGAGGCGCACCCGCAGGCCGCCGCGGCCGGGCCCGAGCACACGGTCGAGCACTTCGGGGATCACGCGCGCCTCGCTGACGAGCTGCTCGGGATCGTGCTCTCGGGCCGGAAGCGCGCCACCGCCGAGCTGGTCGCCGACTTCCTCGCGCGCGGCGACGAGGTGCCGCGCATCGGATCTCACTGGATCGCCTGCGACAGCACCGGGGCGCCGCGCATCGTGATCCGCAGCACGGAGCTCCGCGTCGGCCCCTTCCCGAGCGCCGACGCCGCCTTCGCGCGCGACGAGGGCGAGGACGACCTCTCCCTTGAGAGCTGGCGCACGCAGCAC from Clavibacter michiganensis subsp. insidiosus harbors:
- a CDS encoding class I SAM-dependent methyltransferase, whose amino-acid sequence is MPDLDPRLVALYDGDNPDGPDHDFDRALAEEVGARSVLDLGCGTGMLTVSLATAGRRVVGVDPSAAMLDVARGRPGGDAVEWIHGDSRAIPPGPFDLAFLTGDVVQHIPDAAWIRTLADLRSALRPGATLSFESRNPADRAWERWGGPATTRDTAHGPLEEWTEVEETGPGRVTVVFRSRFVATGEVVTAVQPFAFRDRAALTAQLDAAGFDVDAVHGDFARGPLTESSRAMVFVARAR
- a CDS encoding ASCH domain-containing protein, producing the protein MTDATAPVSPPDREAAAGMWAAYAEAHPQAAAAGPEHTVEHFGDHARLADELLGIVLSGRKRATAELVADFLARGDEVPRIGSHWIACDSTGAPRIVIRSTELRVGPFPSADAAFARDEGEDDLSLESWRTQHRIYWERVSAARGAAWSEDDEIVFERFAVVWPPEHADPR